The window TCGCCAAAAAGTCGCTGGTTCTTTAAAAATCAGAATTCCAATCAAAACTGTTCCTACAGCACCAATTCCTGTCCAAACTGCATATGCAGTTCCTATCGGTAGTTGTTGAGTCACTTTTACTAGAAGAAACATACTTATTCCTAAACAAATCAAGAATCCTATGTACCAATAAGTTGTTTCAATTCCTGTTGATTCTTTTGCTTTTCCAAGACAAGCTGCAAAAGCTACTTCAAATAGTCCTGCAATTATTAATAGTATCCAATTCATTCGTAATTATTTTCTTTTTGCGCTGTCTGTCAATATTCAATTTCTGTTTATTTTTGCATTACTGCCAA is drawn from Psychroserpens sp. NJDZ02 and contains these coding sequences:
- a CDS encoding DMT family transporter, with translation MNWILLIIAGLFEVAFAACLGKAKESTGIETTYWYIGFLICLGISMFLLVKVTQQLPIGTAYAVWTGIGAVGTVLIGILIFKEPATFWRLFFIMTLIASIIGLKVVSN